From the Acidimicrobiia bacterium genome, one window contains:
- the lepA gene encoding translation elongation factor 4: protein MTAAARIRNFCIIAHIDHGKSTLADRLLERTGAVTAREMRDQLLDTMDIERERGITIKANAVRLQYRARDGHEYTLNLIDTPGHVDFSYEVSRSLAACEGALLVVDASQGVEAQTLANAYLAIEAGLDVVPVVNKIDLPAADPDRVAGELVGILGGSKEDVLLVSAKSGEGVDELLETIVARLPPPGGEDEAPLRALVFDSFYDTYRGVVCHVRVVDGALVAGSAVRFMATGEREMADEVGVRTPAARPVPRLTRGEVGFLVTGIKEIDLARVGDTVTATDRPASEALPGYREPKPMVYAGVFPTDGDDFERLREALEKLRLNDSSLVYQPESSRALGFGFRVGFLGLLHMEIVRERLEREYDLDLVSTAPSVAYRATTVDRRQVEVRSPQDLPEAGSLASIAEPVVKVMILTPSEYVGTVMELVQQRRGQMGEMTYLSPERVELHYRLPLGEIVFDFFDQLKSRTRGYASLDYEADGYQEADLVRVEILLNAVPVDAFSTIVHRDKAYQYGRAMVARLKELIPRQLFDVPVQAALGSRVIARETIKAKRKDVLAKCYGGDITRKRKLLERQKEGKRRMKMVGQVEVPQEAFISALRIDE, encoded by the coding sequence ATGACCGCCGCGGCGCGCATTCGCAACTTCTGCATAATCGCTCACATCGACCACGGGAAGTCGACTCTCGCCGATCGTCTCCTCGAGCGCACCGGGGCGGTCACAGCCCGCGAGATGCGCGACCAACTGCTCGACACGATGGACATCGAGCGGGAGCGCGGCATCACGATCAAGGCGAACGCCGTGCGGCTGCAGTACCGCGCCCGGGACGGGCATGAGTACACGCTCAACCTGATCGACACGCCCGGCCACGTCGACTTCTCGTACGAGGTGTCGCGCAGCCTGGCGGCGTGCGAGGGGGCCCTGCTCGTCGTCGACGCGTCGCAGGGCGTCGAGGCGCAGACGCTCGCCAACGCCTACCTGGCGATCGAGGCCGGGCTCGACGTGGTCCCGGTGGTCAACAAGATCGACCTGCCGGCGGCCGACCCGGACAGGGTGGCCGGCGAGCTCGTCGGCATCCTCGGCGGGTCGAAGGAGGACGTGCTCCTCGTTTCCGCCAAGTCCGGTGAAGGCGTCGACGAGCTCCTTGAGACGATCGTCGCCCGGCTGCCGCCTCCTGGGGGAGAGGACGAGGCGCCGCTGCGTGCGCTCGTCTTCGACTCGTTCTACGACACGTATCGCGGGGTCGTCTGCCACGTGAGGGTGGTCGACGGCGCCCTGGTGGCCGGGTCGGCGGTTCGCTTCATGGCCACGGGCGAGCGAGAGATGGCGGACGAGGTCGGCGTTCGCACACCGGCCGCCAGACCCGTTCCCCGGCTCACCCGAGGCGAGGTCGGGTTCCTGGTGACGGGCATCAAGGAGATCGACCTGGCCCGCGTGGGAGATACTGTCACGGCGACGGATCGTCCGGCGTCCGAGGCTCTGCCCGGATACCGCGAGCCGAAGCCGATGGTGTACGCCGGCGTGTTTCCGACGGACGGTGACGACTTCGAGCGGCTGCGAGAGGCGCTCGAGAAGCTCCGCCTCAACGACTCGTCACTCGTCTATCAGCCGGAGTCGTCCCGGGCGCTCGGGTTCGGTTTCCGCGTCGGGTTCCTCGGGTTGTTGCACATGGAGATCGTTCGCGAGCGGCTCGAGCGAGAGTACGACCTCGACCTCGTGTCGACGGCGCCTTCCGTCGCCTATCGCGCCACGACGGTCGACCGAAGACAAGTCGAGGTGCGCTCCCCGCAGGACCTCCCCGAGGCAGGCTCGCTGGCGTCGATCGCAGAGCCGGTCGTCAAGGTCATGATCCTGACTCCTTCCGAGTACGTCGGGACGGTGATGGAGCTCGTCCAGCAGCGGCGCGGGCAGATGGGCGAGATGACATACCTGTCCCCGGAGCGCGTCGAGCTCCACTACCGGTTGCCGCTCGGTGAGATCGTCTTCGACTTCTTCGACCAGCTCAAATCGAGGACGAGGGGTTACGCCTCACTCGACTACGAGGCGGACGGTTACCAGGAAGCCGACCTCGTGAGGGTCGAGATCCTGCTCAACGCAGTCCCGGTCGACGCCTTCTCGACGATCGTTCACCGTGACAAGGCCTATCAGTACGGCAGGGCGATGGTCGCCCGCCTCAAGGAGCTCATCCCGCGCCAGCTGTTCGACGTTCCGGTGCAGGCGGCGCTCGGGAGCCGGGTGATAGCCAGGGAGACGATCAAGGCCAAGCGCAAGGACGTTCTCGCCAAGTGCTACGGAGGCGACATCACTCGCAAGCGCAAGCTCCTCGAACGCCAGAAGGAGGGCAAGCGCCGCATGAAGATGGTCGGGCAGGTCGAGGTGCCGCAGGAGGCGTTCATCTCGGCACTGCGGATCGATGAGTAG
- a CDS encoding ComEC/Rec2 family competence protein produces the protein MSGAAGLGWPKGRGRRVCACAVAVWAGVLVGGALGVAPAVLAAVLLAGVGGLAGRLPVVLCVVCGMASGALGAARVSATLAADVPVGRVEVGGRVATEPYRGPFGTSFAIRPAWLVVAGEPVPWDGPRMTVDVEDPPDGLDVGAAVLVTGRATARPSATRAGPVAGSIDAAAVAVLGPAGDPILRAGSALRNRVTTAAARETGAGSALLAGFLVGDTSRLTPADVDALRRSGLAHFVAVSGGNVALVLGAWWLVMAPLGVSARVRSVLGLGALGVFVAATRWEPSVLRAAAMAALVLGGRVAGVPVDPWVALGSAVSILLAVAPELAMSVGFQLSAFATAGLLLGAPVFGAKRPRLLWTALGATLSAQCAVLPLLLMRFGTVPLLAPAANLVAAPLVAAATSIGGIGTLSGVSSLTAAGAALAGVVLRLAHQAAGWPQLGPVAAVAVVTGAGAALRLPRARPLVAALAVVALGASLLPVAGVSVATATVLDVGQGDAILLQVPGGAVALVDGGRDPLVLASGLRRHGVDHIDLLVATHGDGDHVGGLVGIFDVVDVGALWLPREQVLDAVLDGIVAEAIARRIAVASPPPGTRVALGELEIEVIGPQRRFAAQNDGSVVLWLEAGGRTMLLGGDIEAIAQGELPPLRPDVLLVPHHGSKTTDLEWLADTVGDVAIISVGENSYGHPSPAVLETLAGRGVEVHLTRDEGDIGVPFR, from the coding sequence GTGAGTGGTGCCGCCGGGCTCGGCTGGCCCAAGGGGCGGGGGAGGCGGGTGTGCGCCTGCGCGGTGGCCGTCTGGGCGGGGGTGCTCGTCGGGGGTGCGCTCGGAGTCGCACCCGCCGTCTTGGCGGCCGTGCTCCTTGCCGGTGTCGGCGGCCTGGCCGGGCGGTTGCCGGTTGTCCTGTGCGTGGTGTGCGGCATGGCGTCCGGGGCACTCGGCGCCGCCCGGGTCTCGGCGACGCTGGCTGCCGACGTCCCGGTGGGGAGGGTGGAGGTCGGTGGACGGGTGGCGACCGAGCCGTACCGGGGTCCCTTCGGAACCTCGTTCGCCATCCGACCGGCATGGCTCGTCGTCGCGGGAGAGCCCGTGCCTTGGGACGGCCCCCGCATGACGGTCGATGTCGAGGACCCACCCGACGGCCTCGACGTGGGGGCTGCCGTCCTCGTCACCGGGAGGGCCACAGCCCGACCGTCGGCCACCAGGGCCGGGCCGGTCGCCGGATCGATCGACGCCGCCGCAGTCGCAGTGCTCGGTCCCGCCGGTGATCCCATCCTGCGGGCCGGATCGGCACTCCGCAACCGCGTGACGACTGCGGCCGCCCGCGAGACGGGCGCCGGCTCGGCGCTGCTCGCAGGCTTTCTCGTCGGCGACACCAGCCGATTGACTCCGGCCGACGTCGATGCTCTCCGACGCTCCGGACTGGCCCACTTCGTCGCAGTGTCCGGTGGCAACGTCGCCCTGGTGCTCGGCGCCTGGTGGCTCGTGATGGCTCCGCTCGGCGTGTCGGCAAGGGTCAGATCGGTTCTCGGCCTCGGCGCCCTCGGCGTGTTCGTCGCCGCCACCCGCTGGGAACCTTCGGTCCTGCGCGCCGCCGCCATGGCCGCCCTCGTCCTCGGCGGGAGGGTGGCCGGCGTCCCGGTCGATCCGTGGGTGGCGCTCGGTTCTGCCGTCAGCATCCTCCTCGCCGTCGCACCCGAGCTGGCGATGAGCGTTGGCTTCCAGCTGTCCGCCTTCGCCACCGCCGGTTTGCTCCTCGGCGCCCCCGTCTTCGGCGCCAAGCGGCCCCGCCTGCTCTGGACGGCCCTGGGGGCGACACTGTCGGCTCAGTGCGCCGTCCTCCCTCTGCTGCTGATGCGCTTCGGGACGGTGCCGCTGCTCGCTCCGGCCGCCAACCTGGTCGCAGCTCCACTCGTCGCCGCGGCGACATCGATCGGCGGAATCGGGACCCTGTCGGGCGTCTCGTCACTCACGGCTGCCGGGGCCGCGCTTGCCGGCGTCGTGCTCCGGCTGGCACACCAGGCGGCCGGGTGGCCGCAACTCGGGCCGGTGGCGGCTGTTGCCGTCGTTACCGGTGCAGGGGCGGCGCTCCGCCTGCCGAGGGCCCGGCCGCTCGTCGCGGCGCTCGCCGTGGTGGCGCTGGGCGCCTCACTCCTCCCCGTTGCCGGAGTCAGCGTTGCTACCGCCACGGTGCTCGACGTCGGCCAAGGCGACGCCATCCTGCTCCAGGTGCCGGGCGGGGCCGTGGCGCTCGTCGACGGCGGCCGCGACCCGCTCGTCTTGGCGAGCGGGCTCCGGCGTCACGGTGTCGACCACATCGATCTCCTGGTCGCCACCCACGGTGACGGTGATCATGTCGGCGGCCTCGTCGGTATCTTCGACGTCGTCGACGTCGGAGCGCTCTGGCTGCCCCGAGAGCAGGTGCTCGACGCCGTGCTGGACGGGATCGTCGCCGAGGCAATCGCCCGCCGGATCGCCGTCGCATCCCCGCCACCTGGTACGCGGGTGGCTCTCGGCGAGCTCGAGATCGAGGTCATCGGACCACAGCGGCGCTTCGCCGCCCAGAACGACGGGTCGGTCGTGCTCTGGTTGGAGGCAGGCGGGAGGACGATGCTCCTCGGAGGGGACATCGAGGCGATCGCCCAAGGCGAGCTGCCACCGTTGCGACCAGACGTGCTGCTGGTGCCGCATCACGGCTCGAAGACCACCGACCTCGAATGGCTGGCCGACACCGTCGGCGACGTGGCGATCATCAGCGTCGGTGAGAACTCGTACGGCCACCCGTCGCCGGCAGTGCTCGAGACGCTCGCCGGTCGAGGCGTCGAGGTTCACCTCACACGGGACGAGGGAGACATCGGAGTCCCGTTTCGGTGA
- the greA gene encoding transcription elongation factor GreA: MTDDKTWLTPAAHAKLSEELEQLTTSGRAEVEARIAEARSHGDLRENAEYDAAKNEQGLLEARIRQITHILENSEVRAASDSGAVEVGTIATVVDEDGDEVEFFVAPAENKIAGMLLASPDSPLGAALLGAAPGDKVTYQAPGGTFSYLVKDVRVYGG; encoded by the coding sequence ATGACCGATGACAAGACGTGGCTCACACCTGCCGCGCACGCCAAGCTGAGCGAGGAGCTCGAGCAGCTCACCACAAGTGGCCGAGCAGAGGTCGAGGCGCGCATCGCCGAGGCTCGCTCCCACGGTGACCTGCGGGAGAACGCCGAGTACGACGCCGCCAAGAACGAGCAGGGCCTCCTGGAGGCGAGGATCCGCCAGATCACGCACATCCTCGAGAACAGCGAGGTGCGCGCCGCCTCCGACAGCGGCGCCGTCGAGGTCGGGACGATCGCAACCGTCGTCGACGAAGATGGCGACGAGGTGGAGTTCTTCGTCGCACCAGCCGAGAACAAGATCGCCGGGATGCTGCTCGCCTCTCCCGACAGCCCGCTCGGCGCCGCCCTCCTCGGCGCCGCTCCCGGCGACAAGGTGACGTACCAAGCTCCGGGCGGCACGTTCAGCTACCTCGTGAAGGACGTCAGGGTCTACGGCGGTTGA
- the hemW gene encoding radical SAM family heme chaperone HemW: MSSAALSTVAPDSPELADTAAAWRSAYVHIPFCRRRCPYCDFAVVTPEEGGTAPTVDRYVAAVAAEIAGAEPWRPLDAVNFGGGTPSSTAPGDITRLIRALRDRFGLAGAAEVSLEANPEDWSDEIGAAYLDGGVTRVTLGVQSLDDGVLGSLGRVHVGEQAVSAVASARRSGVPSVGIDLMYGAPGESLDSWRATVTKALALGVDHVSAYALTVEPGTALASAVTAGAPGPDPDDQADKYELFDALAAGAGLIRYEVSNWARPGHVCRYNLSTWAQGEYAAFGLGAHGHRGGRRTRNARVLDVYLDRVESASSPQVAVEEVAGWSREQERLMVGLRRAAGVVAGWGGEILAGSEEGKRLIAAGVLELRAGRLVVSRPLLTDEVVRAVLALKEPQGGGRAWLSLSPRDC, from the coding sequence ATGAGTAGCGCGGCGCTCTCCACCGTCGCACCTGACTCGCCGGAGCTGGCGGACACCGCCGCCGCGTGGCGGTCTGCGTATGTCCACATCCCCTTCTGCCGCAGGCGGTGCCCGTACTGCGACTTCGCCGTCGTCACACCGGAGGAGGGGGGGACGGCGCCGACCGTCGATCGCTACGTCGCGGCGGTCGCCGCCGAGATCGCTGGCGCCGAGCCGTGGCGTCCGCTGGACGCCGTCAACTTCGGCGGTGGCACGCCGTCGTCGACGGCACCAGGCGACATCACCCGGCTCATCCGAGCGCTCCGTGACCGATTCGGCCTCGCCGGCGCCGCCGAGGTGAGCCTGGAGGCGAATCCCGAGGACTGGTCGGACGAGATCGGCGCCGCCTACCTGGACGGCGGCGTCACCAGGGTGACGTTGGGCGTGCAGTCTCTCGACGATGGCGTCCTGGGCTCGCTTGGAAGGGTGCACGTGGGCGAACAGGCGGTGTCGGCAGTGGCGTCCGCCCGGCGCAGCGGAGTGCCATCCGTAGGGATCGACCTCATGTACGGCGCCCCTGGAGAGTCGCTCGACTCCTGGCGGGCGACGGTGACCAAGGCTCTGGCGCTCGGCGTCGACCACGTCTCGGCGTACGCGCTGACAGTCGAGCCCGGCACGGCCCTGGCCTCGGCCGTCACGGCTGGTGCTCCTGGCCCCGATCCGGACGATCAAGCCGACAAGTACGAGCTGTTCGATGCGCTCGCTGCCGGCGCCGGCCTGATTCGTTACGAGGTCTCCAACTGGGCTCGTCCGGGACACGTCTGTCGCTACAACCTGTCGACGTGGGCCCAGGGCGAGTACGCCGCATTCGGGTTGGGAGCCCACGGCCACCGGGGTGGGAGGCGAACCCGCAATGCTCGAGTCCTCGACGTGTACCTCGACCGCGTGGAGAGCGCGAGCTCTCCACAGGTTGCGGTCGAGGAGGTCGCCGGCTGGTCACGCGAGCAGGAGCGGCTCATGGTCGGGCTGCGCCGCGCCGCCGGCGTCGTCGCCGGGTGGGGTGGCGAGATCCTCGCCGGCTCCGAGGAAGGCAAGCGCCTCATCGCCGCCGGAGTCCTCGAGCTTCGAGCAGGAAGGCTCGTCGTCAGCCGTCCCCTACTCACCGACGAAGTGGTTCGGGCGGTATTGGCGCTGAAGGAGCCTCAG
- the rpsT gene encoding 30S ribosomal protein S20, protein MANIKSQIKRNRQNEANHERSKAIRSELKTRSRNVLTAADAGDADAANEALQIAQKRIDMAASKGVIHKNTAARRKARLAKRVRQIAG, encoded by the coding sequence ATGGCCAACATCAAGTCCCAGATCAAGCGCAATCGCCAGAACGAGGCGAACCACGAGCGCAGCAAGGCGATCCGCTCAGAGCTGAAGACGAGGTCGCGCAACGTGCTCACGGCGGCCGACGCAGGCGATGCCGACGCAGCAAACGAGGCATTGCAGATCGCCCAGAAGCGCATCGACATGGCTGCCAGCAAGGGCGTGATCCACAAGAACACCGCAGCCAGACGCAAGGCGCGACTCGCCAAGCGCGTGCGCCAGATCGCCGGCTGA